A stretch of the Bacillus sp. FJAT-18017 genome encodes the following:
- a CDS encoding HPr family phosphocarrier protein: MKEIMSANVIILNKFNMKKMLDIYQTAKQFKGSTYLYCRHRAVDAENLPKLVSFLLTLESGSAVKIIAEGENVSKHLDTIQSLCTSNISLLQKSKKHFLNTGETFQI; encoded by the coding sequence CCAATGTTATTATTTTAAATAAATTCAATATGAAGAAAATGCTTGATATCTACCAAACAGCAAAGCAATTCAAAGGCTCCACTTATTTATATTGCCGCCATCGCGCAGTTGATGCTGAAAATCTGCCAAAGCTGGTTTCCTTCTTGCTTACGCTGGAATCCGGGAGTGCTGTGAAAATCATCGCAGAAGGCGAGAATGTATCAAAGCATTTGGATACGATTCAATCTCTTTGCACTTCGAATATTTCACTATTACAAAAAAGCAAGAAGCATTTCCTGAATACAGGTGAAACTTTCCAAATTTAG